The DNA segment tctcagtaccgaccctccgacagtgcggcgctccctcagtaccgaccctccgacagtgcggcgctccctcagtaccgaccctccgacagtgcggcgctccctcagtaccggcgctccctcagtaccgaccctccgacagtgcggcgctccctcagtaccgaccctccgacagtgcggcgctccctcagtaccgaccctccgacagtgcggcgctccctcagtaccgaccctccgacagtgcggcgctccctcaggaccgaccctccgacagtgcggcgctccctcaggaccgaccctccgacagtgcggcgctccctcaggaccgaccctccgacagtgcggcgctccctcaggaccgaccctccgacagtgcggcgctccctcagttaccgaccctccgacagtgcggcgctccctcagtaccgaccctccgacagtgcggcgctccctcagtaccgaccctccgacagtgcggcgctccctcagtaccgaccctccgacagtgcggcgctccctcagtaccgaccctccgacagtgcggcgctccctcagtaccgaccctccgacagtgcggcgctccctcagtaccgaccctccgacagtgcggcgctccctcagtaccgaccctccgacagtgcggcgctccctcagtaccgaccctccgacagtgcagcgctccctcagtacctcattgagagtgtcggcctggattatgggctcaagtctctggagtgaacctCGACCCTCGATGTTTGTGCCTCACTGTGACGatgaggctgcagcagttgaatAGTATGGGGTTGCTGGATCCTCAGTGAGGGGGTTAAATCTCttcctttctccacctcctcctcagcctGGGAAAGACAGCAACTTCCTGGCGGTCTTTGTGATTGCACGGGTGATCTTTATCCCTCTCTTCATGCTGTGCAATGTCCATCCTCGGAATTTGCCTGTCTTCTTCAACCACGACGCCTGGTACATTGTCTTCATGATCCTCTTTGCCTTCACCAATGGATACCTGGCCAGTCTGTGCATGTGCTACGGACCCAAGTGAGTGCCTGTCTACTGGTGGGTgagggtctggggtctggggtgAGTCTGGGGTCTGGAGGTTGGATTGGGGCCAGAGCGGGGAATGAGGTTGTTTTGGGTGCAGGTTGGTTGGAGACAGTCACACGGTGCGGTGATGGTGTTGTGAGGAGAGTTGCCCACGTTCTCTTCATCAAGCATGGGCCTGTTTCCCATACCCCCTTGCTCCATTAGCCCGAGAGCCAGCACCCCACCTACCACCACCCCAGTGTCCTATTACCCCACTGTTaacctcacccacccaccttctccccatatcccccaatcccacctccccaccttctccccatatcccccaatcccacctacccaccttctccccatatccctcaatcccacctccccaccttctccccatatcctccaatcccacctacccaccttctccccatatcccccaatcccacctacccaccttctccccatatccctcaatcccacctccccaccttctccccatatcccccaatcccacctacccaccttctccccatatccctcaatcccacctccccaccttctccccatatcccccaaacccacctacccaccttctccccatatccctcaatcccacctacccaccttctccccatatcccccaatcccacctacccaccttctcaccatatcccccaatcccacctacccaccttctccccatatccctcaatcccacctccccaccttctccccatatccctcaatcccacctcctcaccttctccccatatccctcaatcccacctacccaccttctcaccatatcccccaatcccacctacccaccttctccccagatccctcaatcccacctccccaccttctccccatatcccccaatcccacctacccaccttctccccatatccctcaaacccacctccccaccttctccccatatccctcaatcccacctccccaccttctccccatatcccccaatcccacctacccaccttctccccatatcccccaatcccacctccccaccttctccccatatccctcaaacccacctacccaccttctccctatatccctcaatcccacctacccaccttctccccatatccctcaatcccacctacccaccttctccccatatcccccaatcccacctacccaccttctcaccatatcccccaatcccacctacccaccttctccccatatccctcaatcccacctccccaccttctccccatatccctcaatcccacctccccaccttctccccatatccctcaatcccacctcctcaccttctccccatatccctcaatcccacctacccaccttctcaccatatcccccaatcccacctccccaccttctccccagatccctcaatcccacctccccaccttctccccatatccctcaatcccacctacccaccttctcaccatatccctcaatcccacctccccaccttctcaccatgtccctcaatcccacctccccaccttctccccagatccctcaatcccacctccccaccttctcaccatatccctcaatcccacctccccaccttctcaccatgtccctccatcccaccattattattataaaagatgtgataacagaacacttagaaggcattaacgggattggacaaagtcagcatgggtttatgaaagggaaatcatgcttaacaaatctagtggagttttttgaggatgtaactagtagaatagataggggagaaccagtggatgtggtgtacttggattttcagaaggcttttgataaggtccctcacaagaggttagtgtgaaaaattaaagcacatgggattggaggaatatattggcatggattgagaattagttgacagacaggaaacagagagtaggaataaatgggtctttttcagggtgacaggcagtgactcgtggggtactgcagggatcagtgcttgggccccagctattcacaatatatatcaatgatttggatgagggaactgaatgtaacatttccaagtttgctgacgacacaaagctggggtggaatgtgagctgtgaggaggatgtaaagaggctccaatgtgatttagacaagttgggtgagtgggcaagaacatggcagatgcagtataatgtggataaatgtgaggttatccactttggttgtaaaaacagaaaggcagattattatctgaatggtgatagattgggaaaaggggaggtgcaacgagacctgggtgtccttgttcaccagtcgctgaaagcgagcattcaggtgcagcaagcagttaggaaggtgaatggtatgttggccttcattgcaagaggattgaggacaggagcagggatgtctttctgcagttatacagggccttggtgagaccatatctggagtattctgtgcagttttggtctccttatctgaggaaggatgtccttgccatggagggggtgcaacgaaggtttaccagactgattcctgggatggcaggactgacgtatgaggagagattgggtcgactaggcctatattcaccagagtttagaacagtgagaggtgatctcatcgaaacatataaatttctacaggactggacagactagatgcagggaggatgtgcccgatggctggggagtccagaaccaggggtcacagtctcaggatacggggtatgtcatttagaaccgagatgaggagaaatttcttcactcagagggtggtgaacctgtggaattctctaccacagaaggcagtggaggccaagtcatgagatgtattcaagaaggagatagatatattcctTAAtggtaaagggatcaagggatatggggaaaaagcgggaacagggtcctgagttagacgatcagtcatgatcattttgattggcggagcaggcccgaagggccgaatgacctactcttgctcctattttctatgtttctatgattcaacccatcttctcaccatatccctcaatcccaccttcccacctacccaccttctcactatatccctctcccacctacccatctactccccgtatccctcacccacctacccaccttctccccgtatccctcacccacctacccaccttctccccgtatccctcacccacctacccaccttctctccgtatccctcacccacctacccaccttctcaccgtctccctctcccacctacccaccttctccccgtatccctcacccacctacccaccttctccccgtatccctcacccacctacccaccttctccccgtatccctcacccacctccccaccttctccccgtatccctctcccacctacccatcttctccccgtatccctctcccacctacccatcttctccccgtatccctcacccacctacccaccttctcaccgtatccctcacccacctccccaccttctccccgtatccctctcccatctacccaccttctcaccgtatccctctcccacctacccaccttctcactgtatccctctcccatctacccaccttctcaccgtatccctcacccacctacccaccttctcaccgtatccctcacccacctacccaccttctcaccgtatccctctcccacctacccaccttctccccgtatccctcacccacctacccaccttctccccgtatccctcacccacctacccaccttctccccgtatccctcacccacctacccaccttctcaccgtatccctctcccacctacccaccttctcaccgtatccctcacccacctacccaccttctccccgtatccctcacccacctacccaccttctccccgtatccctcacccacctacccaccttctcaccgtatccctcacccacctacccaccttctcaccgtatccctcacccacctacccaccttctcaccgtatccctctcccacctacccaccttctccccgtatccctctcccacctacccaccttctccccgtatccctcacccacctacccaccttctccccgtatccctcacccacctacccaccttctccccgtatccctcacccacctacccaccttctcaccgtatccctcacccacctacccaccttctccccgtatccctctcccaccgacccaccttctcaccgtatccctcacccaactacccaccttctcaccgtatccctctcccacctacccaccttctccccatatccctctcccacctacccaccttctccccgtatccctctcccacctacccaccttctcaccatatccctctcccacctacccaccttctcaccgtatccctctcccacctacccaccttctcaccgtatccctctcccacctacccaccttctcaccgtatccctcacccacctacccaccttctcaccgtatccctcacccacctacccaccttctccccgtatccctcacccacctacccaccttctccccgtatccctcacccacctacccaccttctcaccgtatccctctcccacctacccaccttctccccgtctccctcacccacctacccaccttctccccgtatccctcacccacgtacccaccttctccccgtatccctcacccacctacccaccttctccccgtatccctctcccacctacccaccttctccccgtatccctcacccacctacccaccttctccccgtatccctcacccaccgacccaccttctcaccgtatccctcacccacctacccaccttctccccatatcccccaatcccacctacccaccttctcaccgtatccctcacccacctacccaccttctcaccgtatccctcacccacctacccaccttctccccgtatccctcacccacctacccaccttctccccgtatccctcacccacctacccaccttctccccgtatccctctcccacctacccaccttctcaccgtatccctcacccacctacccaccttctccccgtatccctcacccacctacccaccttctccccgtatccctcacccacctacccaccttctccccgtatccctcacccacctacccatccTTCTCACCGTaaccctcacccacctacccaccttctcaccgtatccctcacccacctacccaccttctccccgtatccctcacccacctacccaccttctccccgtatccctcacccacctacccaccttctcaccgtatcgctcacccacctacccaccttctccccgtatccctcacccacctacccaccttctccccgtatccctcacccacctacccacctactccccgtatccctcacccacctacccaccttctccccgtatccctcacccacctacccaccttctccccgtatccctcacccacctacccaccgactccccgtatccctcacccacctacccaccttctccccgtatccctcacccacctacccaccttctccccgtatccctcacccacctacccaccttctaaccgtatccctcacccacctacccaacttctcaccgtatccctcacccacctacccaccttctccccgtatccctcacccacctacccacctactccccgtatccctcacccacctacccaccttctccccgtatacctcacccacctacccaccttctccccgtatccctcacccacctacccaccttctccccgtatccctctcccacctacccaccttctcaccgtaaccctcacccacctacccatcttctccccgtatccctcacccacctacccaccttctccccgtatccctctcccacctacccaccttctcaccgtaaccctcacccacctacccaccttctcaccgtatccctcacccacctacccatcttctccccgtatccctctcccacctacccaccttctcaccgtatccctcacccacctacccaccttctccccgtatccctcacccacctacccaccttctcaccgtatccctcacccacctacccaccttctcaccgtaaccctcacccacctacccaccttctccccgtatccctcacccacctacccaccttctccccgtatccctcacccacctacccaccttctccccgtatgc comes from the Heptranchias perlo isolate sHepPer1 unplaced genomic scaffold, sHepPer1.hap1 HAP1_SCAFFOLD_1250, whole genome shotgun sequence genome and includes:
- the LOC137308256 gene encoding equilibrative nucleoside transporter 1-like, encoding MLCNVHPRNLPVFFNHDAWYIVFMILFAFTNGYLASLCMCYGPKKVTGKEAETAGAIMSFFLSLGLASGACLSFLVRYLV